A single genomic interval of Gossypium raimondii isolate GPD5lz chromosome 11, ASM2569854v1, whole genome shotgun sequence harbors:
- the LOC105803872 gene encoding uncharacterized protein LOC105803872, with translation MAAIGNETQPLESSQNNSDKQYHLQPHNDCKIQTPKISLYEQSREERIKENLQRMQQLGLKDLSNSLHNSTPRLSSRRGRPRVGGKPLVTPLSSPLPSSDQLRRSSRLQNTTPVIYSEAVSAKKEELFEDVELKIGKSEVYTEAHERLLGNTERSWTLFVDGYGRDGRRIYDSVKGKTCHQCRQKTLGHRTNCSKCNMVQGQFCGDCLYMRYGEHVLEANENPNWVCPVCRGICNCSLCRQAKGWAPTGSLYRKITKMGFKSVAHYLIQTRCVQTNVEKNPDKTDQVSAKRSLSFPAPELPSEESPAVDNNQLVTSKPQSGEDGLSSEKKEQEAYPEPNTSIIHQNPASKPLLFSKNETEFEKGESTKINLDFRNKRDDEFICQHEKELDFTDKEPDDSHVTTESRPEKKHASSIESTPDSIAGRLKQVWGSNRTHDETVLDGAGKNVDEGYAVSESSPNPIKRPASAIGNSLDSNAARLKQRRQLGKDCDEQGLLGANESVSDEAAENISLRKEYKANLKHSTSGTNMDCIARRLRPRNKAL, from the exons ATGGCAGCAATAGGAAACGAGACCCAACCACTTGAATCCTCACAAAACAACTCTGATAAGCAATATCATCTACAACCCCACAATGACTGCAAAATCCAAACCCCTAAAATCTCATTGTATGAGCAGTCCAGAGAAGAACGGATCAAAGAAAACCTTCAAAGGATGCAGCAGCTTGGTCTCAAAGACCTCTCCAACTCCCTCCACAACTCCACTCCTCGCCTCTCTTCAAGGCGTGGCCGTCCTCGTGTTGGCGGTAAGCCGCTAGTTACACCTCTGTCTTCTCCCTTGCCGTCGTCTGACCAACTCCGCCGCTCCTCGAG GTTGCAAAATACTACTCCAGTGATCTATTCAGAGGCGGTTTCGGCAAAAAAAGAAGAGCTTTTCGAGGATGTGGAACTGAAGATAGGGAAATCAGAGGTGTATACAGAAGCGCATGAGAGGCTTTTGGGTAACACTGAGAGGAGCTGGACACTTTTTGTGGATGGATATGGACGTGATGGCAGACGGATTTATGATTCCGTCAAAGGAAAGACTTGTCATCAATGCAG GCAGAAAACACTTGGTCATCGTACTAACTGTAGCAAATGCAATATGGTCCAAGGACAGTTCTGTGGAGATTGTTTATACATGAg ATATGGGGAGCATGTGCTTGAAGCCAATGAGAACCCAAATTGGGTTTGCCCGGTCTGCCGTGGGATTTGCAACTGTAGTTTATGCCGGCAAGCAAAAGGATGGGCCCCTACTGGCTCTCTTTATAGGAAG ATAACAAAAATGGGCTTCAAGTCAGTTGCACATTATCTCATCCAAACCCGGTGTGTGCAAACCAATGTTGAAAAGAACCCAGATAAGACTGATCAAGTTTCTGCTAAGAGGTCACTTTCCTTTCCAGCTCCGGAATTGCCTTCAGAAGAATCTCCTGCAGTTGATAATAATCAGCTTGTAACATCAAAGCCTCAATCTGGAGAGGATGGCTTGAGCAGTGagaaaaaagaacaagaagCATACCCAGAACCAAATACTTCGATTATCCATCAAAATCCTGCAAGCAAACCATTGCTATTCTCAAAGAATGAAACAGAGTTTGAGAAAGGGGAGTCTACAAAGATCAACCTTGATTTCAGGAACAAGAGAGATGATGAATTCATATGTCAACATGAAAAGGAGTTGGATTTCACTGACAAAGAACCTGATGATAGTCATGTGACAACGGAAAGCAGACCAGAAAAGAAGCATGCATCTTCCATTGAATCAACCCCTGACAGTATTGCTGGAAGACTAAAACAGGTGTGGGGAAGCAACCGGACCCATGATGAGACAGTTTTGGATGGTGCTGGCAAAAATGTAGATGAAGGCTATGCCGTGTCAGAGAGTAGTCCAAATCCTATAAAGAGGCCTGCATCTGCTATTGGAAATAGCCTCGACAGTAATGCTGCAAGACTGAAGCAAAGGCGTCAACTAGGCAAGGATTGTGATGAACAAGGGTTACTAGGCGCAAATGAGAGTGTATCAGATGAGGCTGCAGAAAACATATCATTACGGAAGGAGTACAAGGCCAACCTGAAGCATAGTACTTCTGGAACTAATATGGACTGTATTGCTAGAAGATTGAGGCCTCGAAACAAAGCACTTTGA